GTCAAAATTATTTGGTTCACAAACAGTACGTCACGTATACTTTGTATGTTTATATTTGCAGGCGAATCTCTCTGCCTTGCTCCTCGCCTTCGCCATGTACCTGGTTTCCCCAGTGGTGGACGCTGGAGGCGTCAGTTATGTTGGCTCAGGCTATGGTGGCCTTGGATATGGGGCTGGTGGCTACGGAGGTCTTGGCTACGGTGGCCTGGGTGGTACCGGCCTAGGTGGAGTGGGCTTGGGTGGTGTCGGCCTAAGTGGAGCGGGCCTTGGTGGTGTTGGCCTGCTTGGAGCTGGCCTGGGTGGAGCTGGCCTGGGTGGTGTCGGCCTGGGCGGTGTCGGCTTGACTGGAGCTGGCCTGGGTGGAGCTGGCCTGGGTGGTGTTGGTGTGGGCAGCAGCGTTGCTCTCCTTAGTGGGGGACCCGCCTTCGCCAAGCTGGTAGCTGGGCCAGCTTTTGTTGTCAGAACCGTTCACCACGTTAACAAAGTCAATGCTGGAGGTGCCCTCCTCGCCCACTCCGGCCTGGGAAGTGGATACGGACGTGGCGGCTATGTGGGCTATGGAGGATACGGCGGATATGGAATTTATGGTGGATACGGTGGCTACGGCTACAAAGGCTAATTGTTTCGTTCCCTGACATGCTGTTTCATTTGTACCATTCAAATGTACGATAGATTATTTTTACACTTATTTTACCAATACATCAATAAAGCATTCTATGTGGTTTCATTCTAGTTTCCCACTAAATAGGTGTGTGGACTGCCACCGTCCATaattactcaaaagaaagcttaTTGTGGTGTCCGTAGGTTTACGGTTCTATTCGCATAAATCTCTCATTGATGAGAGTTGTGCACTGAGGAAGAAAATCTGCTTGGGTTTCTACTATTGTTAATAATTATTTTTCTCTTACGAAAGGCATGACCAAGACTTGATATGCCTGATGATAATTAGTCTTTGAGACCTGAATATAAGACTGAGACTTCACTGAGACCTCCCAACAGCTACTTGTTCACTTCGCTTGAGACTTACACAGATCATAAATGGTGTATGCTATATACATTTCcgctgaaataaaaaaaggctGGACCCTCGCTTAGCGATAGGCGATATACATGAAGCATTAGCACTATCACATACTTTTTGGATCTGCTCTTCGAAAAGCAATGAATAAGTTCTTTTTGAATATGAAAGAGTTTCCTATTATAACCATCATGGTGAGACGCATTTTCAAAAAGCACTAGCTTTTCTGGCGTTTATGTGCACGACGCTTTGCTTTAGCTTAAAAAGTAGTGTCATGGTACAGGCACCTTACGCTGCGTTGCGTAAATTTAATAACTTGAGACGTGAATAGTTCTAATACAAATGACCGAAACTACACAAGCAAAGTTAACAATCAGGCTCCCGTTCATTCTTGTCCTATACGAGAGTAAATAATTAATGCGCACAGGATTTCTTATTGAAACCTATTCAATATGACAACAATAAAGGAGCACTGGAACAAAAACTTGGCTCCTCGCATTTTCTTTATTCAATAGGGAGCTTGTCACCCAGTTAACAAAACTGGAAAGCTCATTTGCTTGAGTAGGCAACGCTTATTTATTTAGCGACGGTTTACAGCTCTCAGACGTAGCTGCGGTTTCAAAGAGCATCGAGGTGGGGAAGACAAGTTCCCATTGGCTATGCAAACACCACTAGACAAGTCACTGTGCAAAGTAGTGGCGTCAGAACTGCGAGGAAGCGGACACCACATTGACTAGGCAACACAAACACATGAACTCATTAAATCAGTTTATTTACGCAGCACAATGTTGATGTCGGTGCCCTGATGCCCTCCCCATCTTGCTCAGTTTCACGGCATGCGCTTTAAAATTGTTTTCAAAATGAATATGTTGTAGTATATATTTAAACCTCCTATATACTAGATGTTGTGTGTCTCCTCATAGAACTGTCTCACTTATCTCGTCCTGGAAAGTTTGCGTCAGTGCTCCTATAAAATCGTACAAAATTAACAGAAATATAAAACTTATGCTAATTGACTACAACCACAACCAACGCGATTCAAGGAAAAATAATTTACACCGAAAAGACTATGAGATCAATAATGTTGAGAAGTCATGAACCATAAGCCTATTTTTTGCAGTTAGGTTGAGTAGCTTTCTTGTGCGCCTGGTATTTTACGAGTGGACTATTGTCAAGCTATTTGCAACTGTCCTCGCCAATAAAAGATAACAGCAAGTCTATATAATTCAGTCTCAGTACAATGTCCGGTCTTTTAGTTTACTATACTCGGTGACAACACTCTGTGGCAGCAGGAGAGCCAAGGCTTGAAAGCccaaaaaattggcaaatcctacgtacagtgggaatcgatgatattcaaagcgcgaatgagaaatgttgacatgtcactttaaatcagcagaatgttacgaggtggaagtaaatgattccgtacatgacttccatgtcatggttgttgtttgaatgtgtcatttaccttcttcatctattcacgtcacgtgataccaagtttagtatacgtggagctagtgaaacggccgtgtgcatgctatgagcgtggtattctgtcatgttcttacatgacagcgtatagcgattatcatgtttgcaccagtcatataattcattattcattgacgtcacgtaacaccaaattccgtatatttggagctagcagatcggcctcgagtgcatcatgaaggacccaatatacttcaatgtagcgttgatgtgCACGCACACTGgccacagcaacgctacgttaccAAAACTCGAGCACTTTATATAGTCTGATGTCAGGCccgactagcgtccgtcggcgtggcccgacggcaaccggtgcccattgcgacatgctgcatttcgcgcccatgcCATAAAATAACaatactctatgccgatgcgttacccatacaacactgcgtctttctatttttgtgacggagggacgccggatgcgctgaaacccacatgcgtcaaagcaacgcagcgcggcgcgcgccagcgaatatatggcaggactggcgccgggcatggcaacgccgacgtgacgcgacgaaatgaacgccggcgagcatgcccaccacgtcatgtcaaaatgtattggcgccttgactgcggcatgtaatcatgctctcacatgacacgcatctcatgattattatgtttgcaccagttacttactttcgtcatctattggcgtcacctaatacaaatttggcatatgtgaagctagcgaaatggccacgagcgtgtaatgagtgtggcatattgtcatgttgttgcatgacacacatgtcgtggtTATTATGTTCGGATGTGTGATTTGCCCATGTCGTcaattcgcgtcgcgtaataccgagtttggtacacgtgaagctaccaaaacggccgcgagcgcatcat
The sequence above is drawn from the Rhipicephalus microplus isolate Deutch F79 chromosome 3, USDA_Rmic, whole genome shotgun sequence genome and encodes:
- the LOC119170172 gene encoding uncharacterized protein LOC119170172, with amino-acid sequence MTTMANLSALLLAFAMYLVSPVVDAGGVSYVGSGYGGLGYGAGGYGGLGYGGLGGTGLGGVGLGGVGLSGAGLGGVGLLGAGLGGAGLGGVGLGGVGLTGAGLGGAGLGGVGVGSSVALLSGGPAFAKLVAGPAFVVRTVHHVNKVNAGGALLAHSGLGSGYGRGGYVGYGGYGGYGIYGGYGGYGYKG